TTGATGAAACAGTCTCTTGTACCGACCGATCCACCTTAAAGATATCAGAGGAAGGGCAGAAGTAAAACACCAGCGGAATCAAAGACAACCTGCATTGGTTGATTTTATTTGAAATGAAACAGATTAAGCTGCCATATTATAACAAGAGAACAAAAAATCAGATTGAGTAGTAGGTGGTAATACCTACCTGTAAGTTGCTGCACCAGTACCAAAGGTGATAACATCTCCATCATTGAGAATTCTCTCCTTATTAGGTAGCTCATGAACTTTGTCTTTTGTCACGAGGTCAGTTTTGATAAAGGTGCCATACTTTGAACAATCTTTGACACGTATAACAAACGAGGAGGTATCAGGAGGAGATTTATTCCTGCAAGAGGTTGTTGCATCGAAAGTTAACTCGGCGTGGATCCTAGACACTCCCTTATCCTTATTGATAATTATGTCGCATCCTAACACAATAAACAACATCGTGGCCAGCCACAAGGAAGAGGatcaaaataagatatatttcTTAATTACTTGGAACAAGGAACAAGGAAGAGGATCAAAATAAGATTTTGACATGTAACAAATATACCTTTTCGACCAATCTTGTAAGTCccttttgaaaatatatagtatttatcTTCACCTGAGAGAGACACAAGACTAACATCATTATACAAACCATTCATTGGATTAAATCTCAAACACTTATCTAGCAACCCCAAaagaaatatgtttttttttgctttacaTATACAAGACGACAGCTTTGAGAAAGGGTAAAAGAGTCGCTAGGGTCATCACTAACATCCACTGAAGGAATGAGATTAGGAAGCAATCAAACAAAGCTATACTAATCTCCACGAAAGATTTCACagacataaataaaatacatagagTGATAGGAGTTATAGAGAAAAGGGTAAACCTGAGAGAGGATCAACGGGAAAGAGACCCCAAACCATTGATTGATTCGCTCCAAGAAATCGTTGGTGTTCGAAAGGGTTTTTCTACTTTCCTCAGACACCaaaggagagagagaatgtatatttatttacgACAAAAAGAAGACCGGTTTATTTATAATACCGGTTTTGTATCTAAACCAATTACAATTGAACTTAGGTAGGTTTTGAAATTGACCCGGGAAGGTCTCGGTTTAACTGAAGGttttgaagaaagaaaacaaaaccttACAAGATTCTCACCCTTCACGTTCGAACCGAACCGGAATAAAACTTTAACCGGTCCATCCCTAAACCCTCCATCATCTCGCTCGACCTCCCTCGCCTGAAAGTTTCCGCCTTTCAATCCTAACTTTAAAGTTCCAACCTTTATTCGTATAAAGCTCTAAAACCCTTCTCAAACACTTGTTTCATTGTCTAATTGAAGGTTTCTAATACAGCAACCCTCAAATCTCTTCACTTTAttcacagattttttttttaatttttttagtctCAATTTTATACAGGAAATGAAGTATGTGAAGCCACTGAGGTTACTGGGTGATGCGTTGAAGACAAAATCGTCAGTACCTGGTCGGTTTCTCGGTTTAGATGTTGGTGATAAGTATGTTGGCTTAGCTGTTTCAGACCCTTCTAACATGATTGCGTCTCCACTTAGGTACACATGAGTTCAGTTTCAATTCAGAATCTAAATCTCgtctaattatatatatatatatgccaaAACCGATACAATACTTTTACTCGTGTTTCAGTGTTTTGCTAAGGAAGAAAACAAACATTGACTTGATGGCTACAGATTTTCAGAATCTGGTAGGTGCTTCTTGCTTTCTTCCTCTATCAACAGATTGAATGATGAACTATGTAATAGTACACCAATCACTTGGCTTTTACTCATGCAGGTCAAATCATTTTCTGTGTCAGGCTTAGTAGTTGGTTATCCTTTTGGTAAACTGAACAATGTTGAAGAcgtaagttttcttttttttttttttttaactgacaGTGTTGTTCCTCTTCGCTTCACTTATAAACTGTAAAGAAGAAGATTTTTCAAACTTGGAACAGGTTGTCACTGTGAATCTTTTCATTGAGGAGCTTCGTAAAACCGAAAAACTCAAGGATGTGAAGTACACTTATTGGGACGAGCGCTTATCATCAAAGGTATAGTTGTTAGCATATGACATTTTATGTAACTTGTAAGGCCTTGGATCTCATGTAATGCTGTCCACAGACCGTTGAACTGATGTTGAAGCCTTTGAAACTGCATCCAGTTCAAGAGAAGACAATGTTGGACAAGTTTGCCGCGGTAGTTATACTTCAGGTACGGTTACTATTTAGACACTGATGACGTCTGTCTTCTGTTTCGTCCTATTTCTCACATGGAACCCTCTGTTATGTTTGAATGGTACTTGCAGGAGTATTTAGATTACTCAAACAGGTATGTAAAAACTGAGCCAGAAGAGTAAAAAAGAGAGACGGGTACCGACAAGT
This genomic stretch from Raphanus sativus cultivar WK10039 unplaced genomic scaffold, ASM80110v3 Scaffold4492, whole genome shotgun sequence harbors:
- the LOC130507423 gene encoding uncharacterized protein LOC130507423, with protein sequence MKYVKPLRLLGDALKTKSSVPGRFLGLDVGDKYVGLAVSDPSNMIASPLSVLLRKKTNIDLMATDFQNLVKSFSVSGLVVGYPFGKLNNVEDVVTVNLFIEELRKTEKLKDVKYTYWDERLSSKTVELMLKPLKLHPVQEKTMLDKFAAVVILQEYLDYSNRYVKTEPEE